Proteins from a single region of Chryseobacterium sp. T16E-39:
- a CDS encoding TrmH family RNA methyltransferase yields the protein MLTAHTIKILQSLDKKKFRQKYNLFLVEGNKIICELPNSNFKIKEILSIDPQKLDFSGVPITHISENELKKISFLKTPKDSVAVCYIEPEKRVEDQSIQLVLDGIQDPGNLGTIIRLADWFGIEQIICSEDTVDFYNPKVIQASMGSFTRVNMIYCDLVDYLSKTENINIGTDMEGENIYQFQKPEKLNLILGNEGNGMRAETEKLLHKSLSIPRFGKSQSTESLNVSMAAGIILGQLFSSEK from the coding sequence ATGCTTACAGCTCATACAATAAAAATTTTACAGTCTTTAGATAAAAAGAAGTTCAGGCAAAAATACAATTTGTTTTTGGTTGAAGGTAATAAAATCATTTGTGAACTTCCCAATTCTAACTTTAAAATTAAAGAAATATTATCCATAGATCCACAGAAGTTGGATTTTTCCGGGGTACCCATAACTCATATATCTGAAAATGAGTTAAAAAAAATTAGTTTTCTAAAAACACCAAAAGATTCTGTTGCCGTTTGTTATATAGAACCTGAAAAAAGGGTGGAAGATCAAAGTATTCAGCTTGTACTGGATGGGATTCAGGATCCGGGTAATTTAGGAACGATCATCCGTTTAGCTGATTGGTTTGGGATAGAGCAGATCATCTGCAGCGAAGATACTGTTGACTTCTATAATCCGAAGGTGATTCAGGCCAGTATGGGATCATTCACAAGAGTTAATATGATATACTGTGATCTGGTTGATTATCTTTCGAAAACGGAGAATATAAATATTGGAACCGATATGGAGGGAGAAAATATATACCAATTTCAGAAACCTGAAAAACTAAATTTGATTTTAGGGAACGAAGGAAATGGGATGAGAGCAGAAACGGAAAAGTTACTCCATAAAAGTTTAAGTATCCCAAGGTTCGGAAAGTCGCAGTCTACAGAGAGCCTTAATGTTTCAATGGCGGCAGGAATAATATTAGGGCAGCTGTTTTCCTCAGAAAAATAA
- a CDS encoding phosphoribosyl-ATP pyrophosphatase — MSRNYESLKELRIKKKLLKEELNDLENLLTFKNTKESLSAFTNGLTDQYLQEKVDADGDEKIVLRKDVIAKQLTSEVKDMLISKNTAMGIASSALSGNALDSIVRLGTTALVGNYAKKNMRSSSWKKKLLGAAMIYLAPIALKFVRKKLESYQKNKSVSSMEQLI, encoded by the coding sequence ATGAGCAGAAACTATGAGAGTTTAAAAGAGTTAAGGATAAAAAAGAAATTATTGAAGGAGGAACTTAATGATCTCGAAAACCTTCTTACCTTTAAAAATACAAAAGAAAGCTTAAGTGCATTTACCAACGGTTTAACGGACCAATACCTACAGGAAAAAGTAGACGCAGATGGTGATGAAAAAATAGTCCTGAGAAAAGATGTCATCGCAAAACAGCTGACTTCCGAAGTCAAAGACATGCTCATTAGCAAAAATACTGCAATGGGAATTGCAAGTTCTGCATTATCCGGAAATGCTTTAGACAGTATTGTCAGATTAGGGACTACAGCCTTGGTAGGAAACTATGCAAAGAAAAATATGCGCAGTTCCAGCTGGAAGAAAAAACTGCTGGGTGCAGCAATGATTTATCTTGCTCCAATTGCTTTAAAGTTTGTAAGAAAGAAGCTTGAAAGCTATCAAAAGAATAAAAGTGTATCCAGTATGGAACAACTTATATAA
- a CDS encoding phage holin family protein, with amino-acid sequence MIETIKEYASKRIDLLKIEATEKSSLSAGMITYLVVLLVAFAFFIILFNFGIAFLIGKALDNYSYGFLIVAAFYLLVMILVIVFKKRIVNSVADQVIKFLNH; translated from the coding sequence ATGATAGAAACTATTAAAGAATATGCATCTAAGAGAATAGATCTGCTTAAAATAGAAGCTACCGAAAAGTCATCACTGTCCGCAGGTATGATTACCTATCTGGTTGTACTACTCGTTGCTTTCGCATTTTTCATTATTCTTTTCAACTTTGGAATAGCATTTCTTATAGGCAAAGCATTAGACAACTATTCTTATGGTTTTTTAATTGTTGCTGCGTTTTATTTATTGGTAATGATTCTTGTTATTGTGTTTAAAAAACGAATTGTAAACTCCGTGGCAGATCAGGTTATTAAATTTTTAAATCATTAA
- a CDS encoding YtxH domain-containing protein encodes MSRKGNNTAGILAGLLAGAAAGVVLGMLYAPEEGKETRKKIKTKANDLKDQAKTKYGEVSEKVKDQYGNISSTFKETANSVAHTVKDGYDKYKDQIVSKTTEVVKDVEAELNDLK; translated from the coding sequence ATGTCTAGAAAAGGAAACAATACAGCAGGTATATTAGCAGGACTTCTTGCAGGAGCAGCAGCAGGTGTAGTACTTGGAATGCTTTATGCGCCAGAAGAAGGAAAAGAAACTAGAAAAAAGATCAAAACAAAAGCTAATGATCTTAAAGATCAGGCTAAAACCAAATACGGTGAAGTTTCTGAAAAAGTAAAAGACCAGTACGGTAATATATCTTCTACATTCAAAGAAACAGCAAATAGCGTTGCTCATACCGTAAAAGATGGATACGATAAATATAAAGATCAGATTGTTTCTAAAACTACTGAAGTAGTAAAAGATGTAGAAGCAGAATTAAATGATCTTAAATAG
- the cmk gene encoding (d)CMP kinase, whose protein sequence is MKKPVIAIDGYSSTGKSSISKVIADKLGLIHLDTGALYRGVTWFALQNCMDNNGSINLNQLFSSLDKIQLEFKNDEGELVLYLNHNDISKEIRSNEVSDNVSLVAKQKEVRDFLLQSQRSLAEKGGIIMDGRDIGTVVLPNADFKFFLTASIDERTKRRYNELLSLNIEANERQVKENLIERDKIDSEREIAPLKQAEDAIVIDNTNLSKKETIEAILAYIQKI, encoded by the coding sequence ATGAAAAAACCTGTAATAGCTATCGATGGATACTCGTCTACCGGAAAAAGTTCAATATCAAAGGTGATCGCTGATAAATTGGGACTTATTCATCTAGATACCGGAGCGCTTTATAGAGGAGTTACCTGGTTTGCCTTACAAAACTGTATGGACAATAATGGTTCTATTAACCTGAACCAACTTTTCTCATCATTGGATAAGATTCAGCTTGAATTTAAAAATGATGAAGGAGAACTTGTTCTTTATCTCAATCACAACGATATTTCAAAGGAGATTCGCAGTAATGAAGTTTCCGATAATGTGAGCCTGGTTGCCAAACAGAAAGAAGTGAGGGATTTTTTATTGCAGTCTCAACGTTCTTTGGCAGAAAAAGGCGGTATCATAATGGATGGGCGTGACATCGGAACCGTTGTCCTTCCCAATGCGGATTTTAAATTCTTCCTAACTGCAAGTATTGATGAAAGAACCAAAAGAAGATATAATGAACTTTTAAGTCTGAATATCGAGGCTAATGAGCGGCAGGTAAAAGAAAATCTTATTGAAAGGGATAAAATTGACAGCGAAAGAGAAATTGCTCCATTAAAGCAAGCCGAAGACGCTATTGTCATTGATAATACGAACCTTTCTAAAAAAGAAACAATCGAAGCTATATTGGCCTATATCCAAAAGATTTAA